Genomic segment of Gasterosteus aculeatus chromosome 4, fGasAcu3.hap1.1, whole genome shotgun sequence:
CATCGCACCGTGAGTGCCAAGAATGCATCAAGTATAAATACTAAGAAAACCCCTGTACAGTACTTATTTCCGTCAAAACTACTAAATAAGTTAGTGTCAGGCATCTGTACAGATTATTTACAGTTTACATACAAAAGGTGTGTGAAAATGGACATGACCAGTATGGAAATGCTAACCTTGACATACGGTAATTAAAGGCAAATTTACCAGCGACTTATTATTTAACAGCTCGCCAGAGAAGTGATGAACTGGCCGACCAACCAGTCGCGGTCAAAGCTCGGAGCGGCGCTCTCGTCTCACCGCAAGGTCCCGACGCCACTGGTGAGTTCGGTAAGGACCGATcacgctcttttttttttttttgctttgaaaCCACAATCGTAATTTTCAGAGGGGGGCAATCTGAGTCGGGCATAAAAGGAACGGACTCTAAGCACACGGGGATCAGACGGACACATTCATTTGAGCAGCAGCCGCATCCCATGGGCACGCGATAagagggcgggggaggagggtgagCGGAGGGCCCCAGTAAACATTTGAGTCACCAGCAGAATCGGGAGAGcgccgggggaggaggaaggtatTTGGTACAGGAGaggtaactgtgtgtgtgtgtgtgtgtgtgtgtgtgtgtgtgtgtgcgtggtcaGAGTCAGTGAGCAGCATCAGTCCACGTCGCTGAGGTCGCTGACCGGCTCGTCCTGCACGATGCTCAGGTGGTTTATGGCGCGGCTGTAGGCGACCTGGACGGCCTTGCGAATGCTGGACGTGCGTCCCTCCATCATCTTGATCTTGTCTATGGTCTTGTCCATTCCCAGGGGAACCATCTTGGATCTAGGAAGCCACTGCCTGAGGGCGAGAAGACAGCGGCCACGTAACACACCCGGAGTTTTTAAAAATGGTAATATTTTGCTCTTGCAATAAACTCAgtggatagaaaaaaaaaatacaataacataaaacagataaacagaaAAGCGTCAATCTCTAAATTTTTGAAATTTTGATTATTTGGATGAATGACAACCAATTACGGCACCAAATGAATACTTGTTACAACACATGAAGAATAGCAAAAGTAACAAACTAAATTCATACTATTCCTACTTTAACGGCTGCGATCGTGTGTATGTgaccagacaaaaacaaataaaatgaaacaaaaagtatttaatcaACTGAAATAAAAAGCTCTTGTCGTACTTTTGTTAAATAATGGAACAAACACCACAAATTACTGGTCCCAGTAATAAAGGCTCCACTACCATCCTCCCGGTGAAGGACGGACCACCATTCTTCGCCCAGTGACGGCAGTCCAGGTGCTAAAGCCACTCATCGTCTCGCGACAGCTGTTGTGACGCGGCCACGAGGAAATAAGACAAACGCGTTTCACCCTCGCTTGGGCTTAAATCACCCTGACTCCGCCCCCCACGGCGTCCACTCACCAGCTGCGCTTGTTGTCGAAGAAGAGGACGAGGTAGAGATTCTCTTCGGCTTTGTACTGCATCTGTTCTCCGATGCGCAGCACGTCCATGGGAGGCATCGGGATGGACACGCCGTTGTGCTGGCAGCCCACGCGCGGCATGTGCGGGTCGACGATCTACACacagcgagggggaggagggcggacGTTACACACAGATTTGTGCCCATGAATGCAGAGgcatggccacacacacacgattccCTTCCTCATTTGTCCTTTAACTCTGAGGTCAAATCCTACTAGTTAACAGTAGAATGCTGCCACCTAGGGGACAAACTGGAGTGAAAGTATTGCTTCTTGAAAAGACGACAGGAGAACGTCAGAGTAAAGGGACTTCAGTCATGCGCTCCGTCCAAGCAAACACTCACCAAGGCCGGGTAGGAAGGGTATCCACTACATTTGGCCCAAACTAGCTTCAGGGGTTCCAATGCAACTGTTGCGGCACTAGCGGGCATCCAAATATTGCTGTTGCCAACCTCTATGGAAGCAGGAAAAACACCAAACGAGTCACAAGTGGgtttacacagaaaaaaaggacactGAAACACGTTTGAAAAGGCAGTTGGCCCACGGCAAAATCAGGGCAGGAAATTGGCTTTTCCTTTCACGAGGCACACTGAGCGACGGATGTTGaaattgacccccccccccttcttttttgCCAAATGGGAACTTTAGACGGGGGAAGAGGCTCCGGCAGCTGAGTGGTGGCGGGCAGAGAGTAAACGCTCACTGCTCAGTGCCAGAAgccagaagtgtgtgtgtgtgtgtgtgtgtctgagaataCAAAATAGTTTTCTAAGTTCTAACCAGTATAACTTTAAGGAACGAGTTCACCAGGGGAACGGTTTTGCAAACATCGAAATAGACACGACTACTTAATGTACGGTTTCGCTTTTTGGCCACACTGATTTCTGGTGGAGACCAACAGGCCATTgtcatatactgtatgtatatatatatgtatgtgtgtgtatatcattACCGGTGTACATTCTCGCTTGTACGCTAAATGGAATTGCATTCTAATGTATTTTTGATCTGTGATGTTTACAGTTTGTAGAGTTTGTAGTTTGTAATGTAGTGTTTGCCCAACCTTCTTCCACAACTGGATATTCTTCTCAATAGCCAAATTCGACAGCTCCTTGCAAAAatgtttattgtcattattatcaAGTCAAATACACTCGATCGTTCATATCATTCAGGCTCCCACTCAGTTCCTGCTTTCAGATGAGGCACTCTATTGTGAAGAGTGTAGCGCAGAATTCAAAAGAATGAATTATCACGGTTTCACTGTGAAAATCCTCAATAGTATGAACGGCGTGGTTTCTGTACATCATCTAAAAGCTAACCCTCACAGACACAATGCAGCCAACTCACCGGCAGCGATTCGAGCAGCTTTTGCAAAGTTCCCGGTTTCGATGCAGGCGATTAATTCGCTCTTATCGTCCACAGTGTTCCTCCGGACCAGGGCTGGTTTCCCCTTCCCACATTTTGGAAGGCTGAGAACAGTGCTGTGgacggagaaaaagacaacaactATTGAGGCAAAACTGCTGCGAGCCACACAGAGCCCTTTTCATCTTGAGTAAGACCACGTCGGCTTTCCCAGCATCATATGGAcggcttttaaaataaataaagtgcttaTTTCACGTCAGCCTGGTGCTACCTGGTGCTTCCCGGCAGGCTGCTGCACGAGGAGATGGACGACTCCGAGGCGCAGCGCCTCCGCGGCTCGGTGGCTCGACCGGCCCCGTTGGAGCCgaccggctcctcctcctcgaccaCCTCCAGGAAACCGCTCGACAAGCCTGAGACACAGCGCGGCCCAACAAACGTTCATGACAGATATTCAAAAAGCGCTTTTCACCTCGGCGGCTCATTGCGATGTTTCAACTGTCGGTTTCCTCCGGTTGGCAGCACGGCTGAAGCCTGCCGCACTCATTTAAATCAGAGCGTTGAAGAGACGCCATTCATGTTCTGCCATACGGCAGCTCGGAGGGAAACGCAGGGACCGGGGAACCCCTCTGTTGACGATTGTTCTTACCGGTGTCGAGCCGCTTCACGGGCGactccccctcttcttcctgctccccctctcctcgctgctcctccgcctcttcctccttgcTGTCCcggctgctgccgccgctgccgtGCTTCCTCTTCTTGCTGTGCAGCAGCGTCTCCAGCCTGGGTATGACCACGGACAGGAAGCCCAGCTGCGCGCCTTCCCCAGCCTCctgctccttttcctcctccttctccttctcctccccctcctgcgtGGAGGGGGGCCCCTTCCCGTCGGCTCCGCCGAGCCCCTCGCCAGCCCTGCTCCTCGCGGGCAGCTTGTGGGGGCCGGCGGCCTTCGACTTGCGGAAGAGCACGGCTGTCCGGCGGTTAACGCTGCACGCGGGCTCCGCCAGGGTCGACGTGGCGACCACGCTGACGTCCCCGTCCAGCAGCGAGGCCCGGAGGCCGTCGAGGGAGTGGCCATTGAGGCGGGAGGGGGTGGAGCACAGCAGCTCGGGCGCCTCCCCATCGAACTTGGCGAAGCCGCTCGGGTGCCCGTCCTCGCAGTCCGGGGCGGCGTCGACGGGTCTGAGGGTGGGGGGCCCGGGGTCGGTGCCCGAGTGGATGAGTGGGGGGATGGAGTCCGAAGGCTCCAGCTTGGGAGGAAGAGACTTGTCTACTGTGAGGGGAAAGTGGGGGAAcatgaatcatttaaaatgcGACCATTAAGCACAACACATATTATTCATCTTATGGCCGCATCATTTGTTtcctcagttgttgtttttttcctgtgttattattcattttaatgtgtCCTTTCATCCTCATTACTTCCTTGTAGTGATGTAGAAATAGAAAACAATACGTTGTGCTGTGGTAAAACATTAGCGATGCATTTCTTGGATTATCTTttgggaacaacaacaaaaaaataaagctaTTTATTAAAAGTAAGAACCATAAAACAATACAACTAAAGTGCAGCAGAGACCACCAAATGGGATCTGTAGTATAAAGCGATTACTGACAGTAAACACCCACGCTTTGTCCTTGGGTTTGGAGAAGTGCTGACATTCCACATTCTTGAATGGCTTTTGGTTCatcaaaaaagtaaaacaaggcATTATATTAGCACAACACTGAGGCacttttatgaataaaaaataagagcTAAATTATTTTTTGCCTCCCTAGCAACCATAATGTGGCTCAGCAAGTGTGCCAGTTTAAACTTTAGGGCGCACTGCAGTGGCACAGAGCACAGCACGACATCCATGGGACTCTGTGCTTCTGTGATTAGCAGCTCACAACAGATTGTGTGTGAGAAATTTGTTATATTAAAACGGTTTGAGTGATTGAGAAGTTGGGAGGTTTTTGGACACAGAACCAAAAGTTGCTCCGCTGGCAATGAACTCCAGATATTTATGACCAACTCTCTGTGAAAAAGACAATGTTACGGTGCAACAAGTATTGTGAAGTGTGTGCTGCACCCACTGACCAATCTGATCAGACTCTAAGGGCCTCACGTACGCCTTTGCACCCACATCAGGCGTATTTGTTTCGCAACATGCGCGTAAAAGCATGACGAGCTATGTTAAACAAGCCACACTGATGTAAAAGCGCAGACTGCCTGCCGCGGAGACTTAGAAAAGGCAAATTGCCCTTTCTGTGTCGTGCATATGCATCACGGTAACCTCCTGGTAACATAGGCGGCATAGGCCGAGAATTGACGAAGGAGATTTAGATTTCTGGAAGCAGGATAAGGATTTTTTAGAGAAAACGAGACGACCATGTTCCACAAACACCTGGTAAAAGACATGACATGTGACatgtggggaggagggtgggggggggacctttgacctcaggaTATTAAAGACATGCTGTTGTCTTTAAAATCTCAAAGCAATGTTTTTTcttaagaaaataataaataaaaaagggccGAATGAGAAAGCCAAAGCGAGGCCATACATACCCTCGTCATCTGGAAAATGTCCATTGAGCTTCGTTCCCTCTTCTTTTGGTGTACTCAACACCGGGTGTGAGACAGCTGATGAGGAGCATGACGAAGTGGAAGGAGTCgaatggtggtggtgatggtggtgttggtggtggtggtgatgatggtggtggtggtggtggtggccggAGGGCAGGACTCTCTTTAGGCTCATTTCGTTGCGCACGTCGTTGATGGTCTTTTTGAGTAGCTTCAGGCGCTTGCTGCGAGAGGGGCTGGACTTCATGGAGCAGGTCAGGTCAAACTTctccaggagctgctgcagctgctggtccAGAGGCAGGTGCTGCCGATTGGCCGGCGCCAGTAGGCGGTCCACTGAGGAGAGAAACGTGGTTTTGCTCAACACattctgtgaatatttcttggTATATTGTAGCGGTAACCCACCCCCGTGCCCCCCGTCCCCAACCCCCAGTCCGTCCCTTACCGTCCTCCCAAGAAAAGGATGTTGGCGCCTTGATTTCCGGCGCTTCGGCCAGGTGCACTCCGCTCTCCGAGTCAAAGCCGATTTTCTCCACGTCTCGCCGGGCCTTTCTGAGCAGGGACCCGCCCTGGTCTCGGAGGCGAACAGCGGCCCGGTAGAAATAGGTGTCCTTTGAGTTATATTTCATGCAATTGTCAACTATGAGGTTGAAGTCGTTCTCAAACTGGTCAAAGTTGTTGTAGGCCTGTGTGTCGATGCGCTGCCGCATGGTGGAGAAGTCCATTGGGTGCTTGATGTGGTCGAGGTAGTCGGGGACCTGCAGTAAGATAATACACGTCCTAGAATTAGTTCcacagttaaaaacaaaaatgaacccCGTCAACCAAACATTCAtgacaaatatataaaatgcaCTCGCGTAGTTTATCATGTTTGGGCATATAATCCTTTAAAGGTGAGATACCCAGTCCCACAACGAGACCCCAAAATCAAAAGgagcgcccaacgtggggctcgaacccacgaccctgagattaagagtctcatgctctaccgactgagctagccgggctgTGTCCATGACAGCTTCCTACACACATCTTGTCATGTcaccgtctccgtctccgtctctggTTACACATTCCACTTTACAAGGAGTCACATCGCCTCACAGTCTACTCAGTTATCTGCTGTCCGTCATCTTTGCAGCTTGCATTAGGAAAATGGTGAATATTAAAGAATATAGGGAACATTTGCAGTGGGAAAACACAAAAGGAGTTCAAATCTCTTGTGCATTTGCATCGAGCAGAAACACTGGTAGAAACGGACGCAGTGTTTAGTGGCAGTGGGCTTTGATCCCGTTGAAATATGAAAAGGTAAATCCAGTTTGTCAAGCAGGAAGTCTGCGGGTGGAAATGTGAGCCCCTTGCACTCTGGAGAATCTCCATCagataaagtaaaaatattttacCTGTCAAACGGTTGACAGAAAAAAGCTCAATCTGTCTTCATTTGTTAGCGTCCCCTGCTACAACACTACAATTTTTCCCCACTGTCGCACAAGacaaattaaacaacagtgcAACTGACTGAGATGATGTAGATTATGTGTGAACAACAACAGAACCGCGATCCCGCATCAACGGAAGTTCACCTCATCGACATCCACCGCCTGGGTGAAGATCTTGGCTTGGTCTTTTGTCTGCAGCTGGTCCAACAGGGCTCTGAGCAATATGCTGAAGGGACTCAACTGCATCTCTAGGAGGGTCTCCTGCAGTTTGATCTGCAACACAAGCACAGAGGGGAATCCATCAAAAGTCAGACGCTTTCCTTTGTTTCCCAAATCccagggaggtgggggggggtcagaagtCCTACCTCTTCCCTCTTGAGCTTCTCCCTCTTGCggatcagctccagcagcagccgggCTCTCTCCAGGTCGTGTCGGAGGCGGTGCCACTCCTTCAGCTGGTCCTTCAGggccctgctctcctcctcgcaCTGCCGCTGGAGAGCACGTGGAAAGACGCGTATATTGAGACTCGGGGTGGAATAGGAATGGAGGTacacttctttctctttctttttgtacaTATTTCCGCCACAAGGATCCACATTGAGCTAAACTAGCACGTACACACATGGCATCGTCAACCACCTTGTTGATGGGCGGGACGTGTTGAAAAGCTTAAACGCAAATGGAAAAACGTGTTGACAAAAGTTTTGAGTTCAGAAAGCTACTAGTAGGTTTGTAGAAGGCAAAATGAAGACTGAAAGCCTTCTGTGGCGGACTGACAGATGAACAAACCGGTTGCGCATTCTTCTGAGACAGCATGCTGGTCTGAAGGCATCTGATGAGGGGAAGCCCGTTCCTGGACTGCCTCTTTAATGTCCAGTAATTTAGGACCAGCTCCACAAACGCCCTCTTCTTCTGAACCGACACCTGGTTCAGAATGGTCTGTAACCTGTGGGGAGCCAAGAAGACGGATGTTAGGAGAGACACAGGGGCCACTGTCATTTCCCCCTGGGGGAACCACCGTTGCGTTTAATGAGTAATATTGCCGTTGACAGCCGTGGACGAGCATGAAGCTGCATTTCATTACAGCACTGGAAACACATGAAGCCCGAGGACGCCGCTCCGCCTCCCGCCGTTAACACAACTCGTGCATACCTGTGAACAGGAAACGAAGGCACAGCGGCGAGGATCGCGGCTTCGGGTTCAGGCTCGGGCCTcttgctgctcttcttctttcctttggACTGCCGCTTACCGACGGCGCGCCCTTTGTCCACCTTCTTACACAGTCCGTTTCTGGGTTTGCCGGCGTCGTAGATGGTCAGCGGCCTCCTGACGCACCCGCTGGGGGTGTGAGCTCCGCAGTAGGCCGTCTTTTTCACCGAGAACGTGGGCTCCCCGGCGTCCGTCACATCTTTGATCGGCTCCATCTTCATGAAGAGGCCGGCCTTCTGGGCGCAGCTGACGTGGAAGGCGGTGTAACAGTTGGCCCGGTGGCACTGGATGCACGCGCCGACGCCCTTCTCCTTGCACAGGTAGCAGGTGAGCTTCCAGCGCGCCGGGGGGATTTGGCCGACGCCGTCGATGGGCTCGATGAAGGTGGTGTTGGAGAAGCCCACCTCGGGGACCCAGAGGGCGCACACCACGTGGCCCCAGCGGCCGTCGTCCGTCTTCTTCACCGCGCCGCCCTTGTTGGGGCAGAGGATGCAGTCGGCGGGCCGCGCGGGCGCCTGGAGGCAGTGCCTGCACAGCCACTGGCCCTCGGGGATGTAGGGCACGCCGTAGCACTCCTGGTGCACCGCCGCGTTGCACAGGTCGCAAAACAGGATGGCGTTGCCGTTGTGGCACTCGCCGTCGCCGCAGATGCAGCAGACGGCGTCCTCGTCCACGGGCGCTTGCTTCTCGCCGCTCTGGTCCAGGCTCTCCAGGTGCAGCTCTTTCTCGAAGCGGTCGACGAGGAACTCGAAGACGTTGTGGGAAACCTGACTGACGCCTTCGCTTCTCCGCTTGTCGTTGACCAAGTCCAGCCAGGCGTAGTCTTCCTCGTCCATGTCGTACTCTGTCTCCTCATCCAGTTCCTCCTCAGTCTTCTCTGCATATTTGTAAAAGGCAGCTGAGGGTTTAGGAACCGCGGGTAGGTTGTATTCCACCGTGCGGAATTTGGGCTCTTGAAGCTTCGGAGCGGCATTGCTGGCCGCCTGGTGTCCGCCTCCCTCTCCGTGAGCGTTGATGCCCAGGGCAGCGTTTCGCTTCtcctggttgttttttagcCGGACTGACCTCACGAGGACCTGCTGCGGTGGTTTCTCCGCGTTCTCCTTATTGCTGGTGCACTCCATCATCTCCTGCACCATGGGGTCGTCGTCCGAGACCACGTCCAGCTGGTCGTAGATGCTGATCCGATGGAGGCGGCCGTCGACGGCGAACTCCACCATGCGCTGCGCCT
This window contains:
- the LOC120817154 gene encoding bromodomain-containing protein 1 isoform X5; translation: MTSGVTPTRSARMKKKARQHRVAVPQRPPSPIKPSPNKQILTYAQAQRMVEFAVDGRLHRISIYDQLDVVSDDDPMVQEMMECTSNKENAEKPPQQVLVRSVRLKNNQEKRNAALGINAHGEGGGHQAASNAAPKLQEPKFRTVEYNLPAVPKPSAAFYKYAEKTEEELDEETEYDMDEEDYAWLDLVNDKRRSEGVSQVSHNVFEFLVDRFEKELHLESLDQSGEKQAPVDEDAVCCICGDGECHNGNAILFCDLCNAAVHQECYGVPYIPEGQWLCRHCLQAPARPADCILCPNKGGAVKKTDDGRWGHVVCALWVPEVGFSNTTFIEPIDGVGQIPPARWKLTCYLCKEKGVGACIQCHRANCYTAFHVSCAQKAGLFMKMEPIKDVTDAGEPTFSVKKTAYCGAHTPSGCVRRPLTIYDAGKPRNGLCKKVDKGRAVGKRQSKGKKKSSKRPEPEPEAAILAAVPSFPVHRLQTILNQVSVQKKRAFVELVLNYWTLKRQSRNGLPLIRCLQTSMLSQKNAQPVCSSRQCEEESRALKDQLKEWHRLRHDLERARLLLELIRKREKLKREEIKLQETLLEMQLSPFSILLRALLDQLQTKDQAKIFTQAVDVDEVPDYLDHIKHPMDFSTMRQRIDTQAYNNFDQFENDFNLIVDNCMKYNSKDTYFYRAAVRLRDQGGSLLRKARRDVEKIGFDSESGVHLAEAPEIKAPTSFSWEDVDRLLAPANRQHLPLDQQLQQLLEKFDLTCSMKSSPSRSKRLKLLKKTINDVRNEMSLKRVLPSGHHHHHHHHHHHHQHHHHHHHSTPSTSSCSSSAVSHPVLSTPKEEGTKLNGHFPDDEVDKSLPPKLEPSDSIPPLIHSGTDPGPPTLRPVDAAPDCEDGHPSGFAKFDGEAPELLCSTPSRLNGHSLDGLRASLLDGDVSVVATSTLAEPACSVNRRTAVLFRKSKAAGPHKLPARSRAGEGLGGADGKGPPSTQEGEEKEKEEEKEQEAGEGAQLGFLSVVIPRLETLLHSKKRKHGSGGSSRDSKEEEAEEQRGEGEQEEEGESPVKRLDTGLSSGFLEVVEEEEPVGSNGAGRATEPRRRCASESSISSCSSLPGSTSTVLSLPKCGKGKPALVRRNTVDDKSELIACIETGNFAKAARIAAGAVEFGY
- the LOC120817154 gene encoding bromodomain-containing protein 1 isoform X6, whose protein sequence is MKKKARQHRVAVPQRPPSPIKPSPNKQILTYAQAQRMVEFAVDGRLHRISIYDQLDVVSDDDPMVQEMMECTSNKENAEKPPQQVLVRSVRLKNNQEKRNAALGINAHGEGGGHQAASNAAPKLQEPKFRTVEYNLPAVPKPSAAFYKYAEKTEEELDEETEYDMDEEDYAWLDLVNDKRRSEGVSQVSHNVFEFLVDRFEKELHLESLDQSGEKQAPVDEDAVCCICGDGECHNGNAILFCDLCNAAVHQECYGVPYIPEGQWLCRHCLQAPARPADCILCPNKGGAVKKTDDGRWGHVVCALWVPEVGFSNTTFIEPIDGVGQIPPARWKLTCYLCKEKGVGACIQCHRANCYTAFHVSCAQKAGLFMKMEPIKDVTDAGEPTFSVKKTAYCGAHTPSGCVRRPLTIYDAGKPRNGLCKKVDKGRAVGKRQSKGKKKSSKRPEPEPEAAILAAVPSFPVHRLQTILNQVSVQKKRAFVELVLNYWTLKRQSRNGLPLIRCLQTSMLSQKNAQPRQCEEESRALKDQLKEWHRLRHDLERARLLLELIRKREKLKREEIKLQETLLEMQLSPFSILLRALLDQLQTKDQAKIFTQAVDVDEVPDYLDHIKHPMDFSTMRQRIDTQAYNNFDQFENDFNLIVDNCMKYNSKDTYFYRAAVRLRDQGGSLLRKARRDVEKIGFDSESGVHLAEAPEIKAPTSFSWEDVDRLLAPANRQHLPLDQQLQQLLEKFDLTCSMKSSPSRSKRLKLLKKTINDVRNEMSLKRVLPSGHHHHHHHHHHHHQHHHHHHHSTPSTSSCSSSAVSHPVLSTPKEEGTKLNGHFPDDEVDKSLPPKLEPSDSIPPLIHSGTDPGPPTLRPVDAAPDCEDGHPSGFAKFDGEAPELLCSTPSRLNGHSLDGLRASLLDGDVSVVATSTLAEPACSVNRRTAVLFRKSKAAGPHKLPARSRAGEGLGGADGKGPPSTQEGEEKEKEEEKEQEAGEGAQLGFLSVVIPRLETLLHSKKRKHGSGGSSRDSKEEEAEEQRGEGEQEEEGESPVKRLDTGLSSGFLEVVEEEEPVGSNGAGRATEPRRRCASESSISSCSSLPGSTSTVLSLPKCGKGKPALVRRNTVDDKSELIACIETGNFAKAARIAAGAVEFGY